A genomic region of Nitrospirota bacterium contains the following coding sequences:
- a CDS encoding DUF748 domain-containing protein codes for MHTKRTRGIIALACAAAVVILAVFLLINANRLIKERLEAALGENFSLDRISVGLGGVDAYGLQVRKDGQTVIRADKLTLRASLLGLIRKRYVISSIAVENPAVTLTIDKQGRLVNPFLFGPSSSGAATRNTAASPAALPGIEIRRIRITGGLLRLTDERLPAPYGFLELHNRLITFDSFSYPFADKTSAVSLAASLKGGLIAGELQCKGSVNLKTAAVDLSTAVHRLELFAVEGKGPAVTAEAVRFTIASAREKTTRYVIPAITIARPSARIETGRNGELLNPLAKLAPNGNGRNTKKDNGAAGRSSLLIKKITMSDGELLYLDSKASQPPHRIRLTGIAWQIDHLALPFDNTWTTYSFSARIPGAANAAALTWEGKTLCRTLDTDARIALQGLDIRDFKPYYHKKGDAEVTRGTLAMTIDLGVRNKIIDAPGRAVIRDLEFAPARGLGGKFLGAPRSLVIKLLQSGNNEISLDFVVEGDLGDPQFNLSESLVKRMTVGLAKGLGLTVVDAGRSVVELGAKGVGQVGKGIIGIGKGVQGLFKRDKR; via the coding sequence ATGCATACAAAGCGTACTAGAGGCATTATCGCCCTCGCCTGCGCTGCCGCCGTCGTCATCCTCGCTGTCTTCCTCCTCATCAACGCGAACAGGCTGATCAAAGAGCGGCTCGAAGCAGCGCTCGGAGAGAACTTCTCTCTCGACCGCATTTCGGTCGGGCTGGGCGGCGTTGACGCATACGGCCTTCAGGTAAGAAAGGACGGGCAGACGGTCATCAGGGCCGACAAGCTCACGCTCCGGGCGAGCCTGCTCGGCTTGATAAGAAAACGGTATGTCATTTCGAGCATCGCCGTCGAAAATCCTGCAGTCACGCTCACGATCGACAAGCAGGGCCGTCTCGTCAATCCTTTTTTGTTCGGCCCCTCTTCTTCCGGAGCGGCGACGCGGAACACGGCCGCATCGCCGGCCGCTCTGCCGGGGATCGAGATCAGGCGCATCCGCATCACCGGCGGGCTGCTGCGCCTGACGGATGAGCGCCTGCCCGCACCGTATGGTTTTCTCGAGCTCCATAACCGTCTCATCACCTTCGACTCTTTTTCCTATCCCTTCGCCGATAAAACGTCCGCTGTCTCTCTTGCCGCCTCGCTCAAGGGCGGACTGATAGCCGGAGAGCTGCAGTGCAAGGGGAGCGTGAACCTGAAGACCGCAGCGGTCGATCTCTCCACAGCCGTGCACCGTCTGGAACTGTTCGCGGTCGAGGGAAAGGGGCCTGCAGTCACGGCCGAGGCCGTGCGCTTCACCATAGCCTCGGCAAGGGAAAAAACCACGCGCTATGTCATTCCCGCGATCACGATAGCGAGGCCCTCCGCGCGTATCGAGACCGGCAGAAACGGCGAGCTGCTCAATCCGCTTGCGAAGCTCGCACCCAACGGCAACGGTCGGAATACGAAGAAAGACAACGGCGCGGCAGGGAGGAGCAGTCTCCTCATAAAGAAGATAACGATGAGCGACGGCGAGCTGCTCTATCTCGACAGCAAGGCGTCTCAGCCGCCCCATCGCATCCGGCTCACCGGGATAGCATGGCAGATCGATCATCTTGCGCTGCCCTTCGACAACACCTGGACGACCTACTCCTTCTCTGCGCGCATCCCCGGGGCGGCGAATGCCGCGGCGCTTACCTGGGAGGGAAAGACGCTCTGCAGGACCCTCGATACCGACGCCAGGATCGCTCTGCAGGGCCTCGATATCAGGGACTTCAAGCCCTATTACCATAAGAAGGGAGATGCCGAGGTGACCCGCGGCACGCTCGCGATGACGATCGACCTCGGCGTGCGCAACAAGATCATAGACGCCCCGGGCCGCGCAGTGATCAGGGATCTCGAGTTCGCTCCGGCCAGGGGGCTGGGGGGAAAGTTTCTCGGCGCGCCCCGTTCGCTGGTGATCAAGCTCCTCCAGTCGGGCAATAACGAGATCTCCCTCGACTTTGTGGTGGAGGGCGATCTCGGCGACCCGCAGTTCAACCTCAGCGAGAGCCTGGTGAAGCGCATGACCGTCGGCCTTGCGAAGGGGCTGGGGCTTACCGTTGTCGATGCAGGGAGGTCTGTGGTAGAGCTCGGCGCCAAGGGCGTGGGCCAGGTGGGCAAGGGGATCATCGGCATCGGCAAGGGAGTGCAGGGGCTCTTCAAGAGGGATAAGCGATAG